The Micromonospora sp. NBC_00421 DNA window GCCTCCAGGACCCGCAGGTGCGCACTGCGGGCCGGCTGCCGCAGCGCGGCCCGCAGTTCTCCCGAGATGTTCTGGTGGCGGGGGGTGGGGGCTGGGGTCACGTGGAGGCTCCCGTCGAAGAGTTCGACGCGTTGGGACGTCTTGCCGAGGGTGAGGTACTCCTCTTCGGTCCACGGTCCGTCGTGGCCGAACACCGCTGCGGTCATGGTCGGTCACCTCCACCTCGTGTCGCCGGGCATCCTCCACCGGGCACCATGGTCATGGTCGCACCCCGGGTGCGGCAGGCGGGTGACGACACCGCATGACGACGCGGGGTCGCGACGACGGTCGCGCCGGTTCGGGCCGGGCGGCCGGGGGCGCGCGGCGGGGTCACCGGGTCGTTACGCTGTGGTCCGCTGTCAGCTCACGGTCCGTAGCTTATTTTCAGCCTCCGCTCTTTGTTGTAGGTTCCCTACAACCCGAGGGAGGCGGTCGTGGACAGTCCGCAAGCAGCCCCGTCCGGCCCGCCGGACACCGGCCCGGCCGTGCCGCGGCAGCGCGTCGACAGTCGCCCGGCCGTGCCGCAGCCGGGCGTCGGCGACGAGCCGTACCTGCGGGTGGACGACCTGCGGGTACGGTTCGACACCGCCGACGGCGTGGTGCGCGCGGTCGACGGGGTGTCCTTCGCGGTGCCGCGCGGCCGGACTCTGGGCATCGTCGGTGAGTCGGGTTCCGGCAAGAGCGTCACCTCGCTGGCCGTACTCGGACTGCACGACCCCCGGCGCAGCACCGTCAGCGGTCGGATCACCGTCGGCGGCCGGCAACTCGTCGGCCTCCCCGAGGAGCAGGTACGCCGGCTGCGCGGCCGGGACCTGGCGATGATCTTCCAGGACCCGCTCTCCGCCCTGCACCCCTACTACACGGTGGGGCGGCAGATCGCCGAGGCGTACCGGGTCCACCATCGGGGTGCGGGGAAGCGGGCGGCGCGCGCCCGGGCGGTGGAGCTGCTGGACCGGGTGGGCATCCCGCAGCCGGCCCGCCGCTACGACCAGTACCCGCACGAGTTCTCCGGCGGCATGCGGCAGCGGGCGATGATCGCGATGGCGTTGGTCAACGATCCGGCGCTGGTCATCGCCGACGAGCCGACCACCGCGCTGGACGTGACGGTGCAGGCGCAGATCCTCGACCTGCTCGCCGACGTCCAGGCCGAGTTCCACACCGCGATCGTGCTGATCACCCACGATCTGGGGGTGGTCGCCCAGGTCGCCGACGACGTGCTGGTGATGTACGCCGGGCGGGTGGTCGAGCACGGTAGCGCCGCGCAGGTGCTCCGCCGGCCGCAGCACCCGTACACCTGGGGGTTGCTCTCCAGCGTGCCGTCGCTGCACGGCGACGCGGACGCGGACCTGGTGCCCATCCCGGGCAACCCGCCCTCGCTGATCGACCTGCCGCCCGGCTGCGCGTTCCACCCACGCTGCCGGTACGCCGGCGACCGCTCCCGCACCGAGGTCCCGCAGCTCGGCCCGGCCGGCGCGGACGGCCACCTGGTCGCCTGTCACCTGCCCCCCGGCGAACGCACCCGCCTGGCGGCCGTGTCCCTGAGCGAGAGGCGGCTGCCATGAGCGCGAGGAACGTAGCGCAGTGGAGTCCGGCAGTCGCGGGCGAGAGGCGGCTGCCATGAGCGCGAGGAACGTAGCGCAGTGGAGTCCCGCAGTCGCGGGCGAGAGGCGGCTGCCATGAGCGCGAGGAACGTAGCGCAGCGGAGTCCCGCAGTCGCGGGCGAGAGGCGGCTGCCATGAGCGCGGCCGAGCCGTTGTTGCGGGTACGGGGGTTGACCAAGCACTTTCCGGTGCGCACCGGCCTGCGGTCCACGGGGCTGGTACGCGCGGTCGACGGGCTCGACTTCGAGGTGCGGCCCGGCGAGACGCTGGGCCTGGTGGGGGAGTCCGGCTGCGGCAAGTCCACCACCGGACGGATGCTGGTACGGCTGCTGGAGCCGACCGCCGGGACGATCGAGTTCGCCGGGCGGGACATCACCCACGCCCGCCGTCGTGCGCTGCGCCCGCTGCGGCAGGACCTCCAGATCATCTTCCAGGACCCGTACGCCTCGCTGAACCCCCGGCACACCGTCGGGCGGATCGTGGCCATGCCGTTGCAGGTCAACGGGATCGACCCGCCCGGCGGGGTGAAGCAGCGGGTCCGGGAGCTGCTGGAGCTGGTCGGGCTCAACCCGGAGCACTACAACCGCTACCCGCACGAGTTCTCCGGCGGGCAGCGGCAGCGGATCGGGATCGCCCGCGCGCTGGCCCTGCGGCCGAAGCTGATCGTCGCCGACGAGCCGGTCTCCGCACTGGACGTCTCGATCCAGGCGCAGGTGGTGAACCTGCTGCGGGACCTGCAACGCGACCTCGGGCTGGCGTTCGTGTTCATCGCCCACGACCTGGCCGTGGTGCGGCACTTCTGCCAGCGGGTCGCGGTGATGTACCTCGGCCGGATCGTGGAGATCGGCGACCGGGACGACATCTACCAGCGGCCCCGGCACCCGTACACCCGGGCACTGCTGTCGGCGGTTCCGGAGGTGAGCGCGCCCGGCCAGGCCGGGCGGATCCGGCTGACCGGGGACGTGCCGACGCCCCTGGACCCGCCGTCGGGCTGCCGGTTCCGCACCCGGTGCCCGAAGGCCCGGGAGGTCTGCGCCACCGAGGAACCGGCGCTGGTGGCCCGCGACGGCGGCCGGCAGGCCACCGCCTGCCACTTCCCGGAGACCGGGCCGCTTGGCGACCCGGTGGTCGTCCCGGGCCCGGACGCGAGCGCAGGGGAGGTGGCGGGATGAGTGTGTCCCCGGTGGATCCGGCCACGCTGGCCGAGGCCGGAACGGAGACCGGTGGTGACCGTCCGGAGGCGGGTGGCGGGTTCGTCGGGCGCTCGCCCGGCCAGCTCGCCCGGGCCCGGCTGCGGCGCGACCGGACCGGCCTGGTCAGCGGCGGCATGCTTGTCTTCTTCGTGCTGGTGGCGCTCGCCGTCCCGCTGATCGAGCGGGTGTACGGGATCGGCCCCCGGGAGCAGTTCCAGTCCGGGCTGGACGGATTCGGGATGCCGCTCGGTTATGCCGGCGGGGTGACCGGGGAGCACTGGTTCGGGCTGGAGCCGGGGCTGGGCCGGGACATCTTCGTCCGGCTGGTGCACGGGCTGCGTACCTCGCTCTTCATCGCCGTCGCGGCGGCGGTGCTCACGGCGGCGATCGGCATCGTGCTGGGCACCGTCGCCGGCTACCTGGGCGGCTGGCTGGACGCGGTGGTCAACTGGATCACCGACCTGACCCTGGCGATGCCGTTCCTGATCATCGCGCTGGCGTTGACCCCGACCATCGCGCTGCGCTTCTACGGCCAGCGGGACGAGGTGCCGGCGGCGTTCCAGATCGGGGTGCTGATCGCCATCTTCGCGCTGTTCGGCTGGACGAGCACCGCCCGGCTGGTCCGGGGGCAGGTGATCGCGTTGCGCGAGCGGGAGTTCGTGGACGCGGCGCGGGCCAGCGGCGCGGGGTTGGGACACATGCTGTTCCGGCAACTGCTGCCCAACCTCTGGGCGCCGATCCTGGTGTCGTTCTCGCTGGCGGTGCCGGCGTACATCACCAGCGAGGCGGCGCTGTCGTTCATCGGGGTCGGGCTGACCGACGCCACCCCGAGCTTCGGCCGGATGATCTACCGCAGCCTGGACTACCTCCAGACCGATCCGGCGTACGTCTTCTTCCCCGGCATCACGATCTTCGCGCTCGTGTTCGCCTTCAACCTCTTCGGTGACGCGCTGCGCGACGCGCTCGACCCGAAGTCGTCCCGGTAGGAGGGCGCGGCGATGGTGCGGTTTCTGGTCAAGCGGCTCTTCTCGGCGACGTTGACGCTCTTCGCGGTCAGCGTGCTCAGCTTCCTGATGTTCTTCGCCC harbors:
- a CDS encoding ABC transporter ATP-binding protein; its protein translation is MDSPQAAPSGPPDTGPAVPRQRVDSRPAVPQPGVGDEPYLRVDDLRVRFDTADGVVRAVDGVSFAVPRGRTLGIVGESGSGKSVTSLAVLGLHDPRRSTVSGRITVGGRQLVGLPEEQVRRLRGRDLAMIFQDPLSALHPYYTVGRQIAEAYRVHHRGAGKRAARARAVELLDRVGIPQPARRYDQYPHEFSGGMRQRAMIAMALVNDPALVIADEPTTALDVTVQAQILDLLADVQAEFHTAIVLITHDLGVVAQVADDVLVMYAGRVVEHGSAAQVLRRPQHPYTWGLLSSVPSLHGDADADLVPIPGNPPSLIDLPPGCAFHPRCRYAGDRSRTEVPQLGPAGADGHLVACHLPPGERTRLAAVSLSERRLP
- a CDS encoding ABC transporter ATP-binding protein → MSAAEPLLRVRGLTKHFPVRTGLRSTGLVRAVDGLDFEVRPGETLGLVGESGCGKSTTGRMLVRLLEPTAGTIEFAGRDITHARRRALRPLRQDLQIIFQDPYASLNPRHTVGRIVAMPLQVNGIDPPGGVKQRVRELLELVGLNPEHYNRYPHEFSGGQRQRIGIARALALRPKLIVADEPVSALDVSIQAQVVNLLRDLQRDLGLAFVFIAHDLAVVRHFCQRVAVMYLGRIVEIGDRDDIYQRPRHPYTRALLSAVPEVSAPGQAGRIRLTGDVPTPLDPPSGCRFRTRCPKAREVCATEEPALVARDGGRQATACHFPETGPLGDPVVVPGPDASAGEVAG
- a CDS encoding ABC transporter permease, with amino-acid sequence MSVSPVDPATLAEAGTETGGDRPEAGGGFVGRSPGQLARARLRRDRTGLVSGGMLVFFVLVALAVPLIERVYGIGPREQFQSGLDGFGMPLGYAGGVTGEHWFGLEPGLGRDIFVRLVHGLRTSLFIAVAAAVLTAAIGIVLGTVAGYLGGWLDAVVNWITDLTLAMPFLIIALALTPTIALRFYGQRDEVPAAFQIGVLIAIFALFGWTSTARLVRGQVIALREREFVDAARASGAGLGHMLFRQLLPNLWAPILVSFSLAVPAYITSEAALSFIGVGLTDATPSFGRMIYRSLDYLQTDPAYVFFPGITIFALVFAFNLFGDALRDALDPKSSR